One window of the Montipora foliosa isolate CH-2021 chromosome 4, ASM3666993v2, whole genome shotgun sequence genome contains the following:
- the LOC138001045 gene encoding adenosine receptor A2a-like produces the protein MADQFCRSQLHEIQVIAETHRTTLFTISILHFLFSPVAIIGNALAITALWKTSSLPTNMRRLLLSLGFSDLAVGLLAQLMLGVAANITADEHGDNLDVLCPIFYTSCRFLLYFLAFASFLNLITIAAERLLAISFHLRYNELVTSKRVIIVLVAIWIASCVPPAFAFVNFNLFVTVTMIFLSVGFPLTTFAYFRIYKAARYHQNQIHQQNSQATIHFRERKSAFNVVYIYAVFAVCYLPHYCSVLSLMITDSSSVSLVVSLVTQFFVLLNSSLNPLVYFWRYREVRQSIKNTLKKHCRAVSK, from the coding sequence ATGGCTGACCAATTCTGCAGAAGCCAGCTGCACGAAATTCAAGTGATAGCTGAAACGCATAGGACAACTCTGTTTACGATTAGTATATTACACTTCCTTTTTTCACCAGTGGCAATAATTGGAAATGCTTTGGCCATTACAGCTTTGTGGAAAACATCATCGTTACCCACTAACATGAGAAGGTTGCTCCTGAGTCTTGGGTTCTCTGATCTTGCAGTGGGATTGTTAGCTCAGTTGATGCTTGGAGTTGCCGCTAACATCACTGCGGATGAACATGGTGACAATTTAGACGTACTGTGCCCAATCTTTTATACTTCGTGTCGGTTCTTACTGTATTTTCTCGCTTTCGCGTCGTTCCTGAATCTCATCACCATTGCTGCCGAGAGACTTCTCGCTATTTCTTTCCATCTGAGATATAACGAGCTGGTTACTTCCAAGCGTGTCATCATAGTCTTGGTAGCTATATGGATTGCAAGTTGTGTCCCTCCTGCTTTTGCTTTTGTCAACTTCAACCTGTTTGTGACAGTCACCATGATTTTTCTATCTGTAGGATTTCCGTTGACAACATTTGCATACTTCCGCATTTACAAAGCAGCAAGATATCATCAGAATCAAATTCATCAGCAAAATTCGCAAGCAACGATTCATTTCCGAGAACGCAAGTCTGCTTTTAATGTCGTGTATATTTATGCAGTATTTGCTGTATGTTACCTCCCACATTATTGCTCTGTTTTATCACTTATGATCACAGATAGCTCCAGCGTCTCTTTGGTAGTTTCCTTGGTGACACAATTCTTCGTTCTTCTCAATTCGTCCTTAAATCCTCTGGTTTACTTCTGGCGATATCGAGAAGTTCGTCAAAGTATAAAAAACACATTAAAGAAACACTGCCGTGCAGTCTCCAAATAA
- the LOC137999969 gene encoding guided entry of tail-anchored proteins factor CAMLG-like isoform X3 produces the protein MASADRREARRRKLLQNSELRLGRILGSRSSHPTAPHEPEKTLVKSIDLEKRGDEGQSNEVPVERGFLSDKSELPSEYQSVKSGFTTGSEESTEPITEAMKEKRNSLESKLDYLTEDSTTRGTNLLSSPGEDQTAASSQQSPASSQKYLIYSESMMWPFLALQLLFACLTSMQQTSQSPFISMLTVALQLCGIPIQFTHKINFALTAILAALKDFVAFLFSVIIFHHIVDYLMNSGLIKQVYDV, from the exons ATGGCTTCCGCCGATCGCAGGGAAGCTAGGAGAAGGAAACTGCTTCAAAATTCAGAGTTACGCCTAGGAAGAATTTTAGGAAGTCGCTCAAGTCATCCCACAGCTCCACATGAACCAGAGAAAACTTTAGTAAAATCAATCGATTTGGAGAAAAGAGGCGATGAAGGACAGAGCAATGAAGTGCCTGTCGAAAGAGGATTTTTATCCGATAAGAGCGAATTGCCATCGGAATATCAATCTGTCAAATCAGGATTTACAACAGGCTCTGAAGAATCAACTGAGCCAATAACAGAAGCaatgaaagagaaaagaaaCTCCCTGGAAAGCAAGTTAGACTACTTAACGGAAGATTCGACGACTCGAGGTACAAATCTTTTATCGTCACCAGGCGAGGATCAAACAG CTGCAAGTTCACAGCAGTCACCCGCCAGTTCCCAGAAGTATTTAATTTACTCAGAG tCTATGATGTGGCCATTTCTTGCTTTGCAATTGCTTTTTGCTTGTCTGACAAGTATGCAACAG acGTCTCAATCTCCATTTATTTCCATGCTAACCGTAGCTCTTCAACTCTGTGGAATTCCAATACAATTTACACACAAAATCAACTTTGCTTTGACAGCAATTTTGGCTGCTCTGAAGGACTTTGTTGCGTTTCTCTTTTCTGTTATCATCTTTCATCATATTGTGGACTATCTTATGAACAGTGGGCTAATCAAGCAAGTTTATGACGTTTAA
- the LOC138001044 gene encoding adenosine receptor A2a-like — MADQFCRSQLHEIQVIAETHRTTLFTISILHFLFSPVAIIGNALAITALWKTSSLPTNMRRLLLSLGFSDLAVGLLAQLMLGVAANITADEHGDNLDVLCPILYTSCRFLLYFLAFASFLNLITIAAERLLAISFHLRYNELVTSKRVIIVLVAIWIASCVPPAFAFVNFNLFVTVTMIFLSVGFPLTTFAYFRIYKAARYHQNQIHQQNSQATIHFRERKSAFNVVYIYAVFAVCYLPHYCSVLSLMITDSSSDSLEVSLVTQFFVLLNSSLNPLVYFWRYREVRQSIKNTLKRHCCTASE, encoded by the coding sequence ATGGCTGACCAATTCTGCAGAAGCCAGCTGCACGAAATTCAAGTGATAGCTGAAACGCATAGGACAACTCTGTTTACGATTAGTATATTACACTTCCTTTTTTCACCAGTGGCAATAATTGGAAATGCTTTGGCCATTACAGCTTTGTGGAAAACATCATCGTTACCCACTAACATGAGAAGGTTGCTCCTGAGTCTTGGGTTCTCTGATCTTGCAGTGGGATTGTTAGCTCAGTTGATGCTTGGAGTTGCCGCTAACATCACTGCGGATGAACATGGTGACAATTTAGACGTACTGTGCCCAATCTTGTATACTTCGTGTCGGTTCTTACTGTATTTTCTCGCTTTCGCGTCGTTCCTGAATCTCATCACCATTGCTGCCGAGAGACTTCTCGCTATTTCTTTCCATCTGAGATATAACGAGCTGGTTACTTCCAAGCGTGTCATCATAGTCTTGGTAGCTATATGGATTGCAAGTTGTGTCCCTCCTGCTTTTGCTTTTGTCAACTTCAACCTGTTTGTGACAGTCACCATGATTTTTCTATCTGTAGGATTTCCGTTGACAACATTTGCATACTTCCGCATTTACAAAGCAGCAAGATATCATCAGAATCAAATTCATCAGCAAAATTCGCAAGCAACGATTCATTTCCGAGAACGCAAGTCTGCTTTTAATGTCGTGTATATTTATGCTGTATTTGCTGTATGTTACCTCCCACATTATTGCTCTGTTTTATCACTTATGATCACAGATAGCTCCAGCGACTCTTTGGAAGTTTCCTTGGTGACACAATTCTTCGTTCTTCTCAATTCGTCCTTAAATCCTCTGGTTTACTTCTGGCGATATCGAGAGGTTCGTCAAAGTATAAAAAACACATTAAAGAGACACTGCTGTACAGCCTCCGAATAA
- the LOC137999969 gene encoding guided entry of tail-anchored proteins factor CAMLG-like isoform X1: MASADRREARRRKLLQNSELRLGRILGSRSSHPTAPHEPEKTLVKSIDLEKRGDEGQSNEVPVERGFLSDKSELPSEYQSVKSGFTTGSEESTEPITEAMKEKRNSLESKLDYLTEDSTTRGTNLLSSPGEDQTGDQGAASSISKRLRVLLNVTLAFLLVVKWAYINLEALHSAAASSQQSPASSQKYLIYSESMMWPFLALQLLFACLTSMQQTSQSPFISMLTVALQLCGIPIQFTHKINFALTAILAALKDFVAFLFSVIIFHHIVDYLMNSGLIKQVYDV, from the exons ATGGCTTCCGCCGATCGCAGGGAAGCTAGGAGAAGGAAACTGCTTCAAAATTCAGAGTTACGCCTAGGAAGAATTTTAGGAAGTCGCTCAAGTCATCCCACAGCTCCACATGAACCAGAGAAAACTTTAGTAAAATCAATCGATTTGGAGAAAAGAGGCGATGAAGGACAGAGCAATGAAGTGCCTGTCGAAAGAGGATTTTTATCCGATAAGAGCGAATTGCCATCGGAATATCAATCTGTCAAATCAGGATTTACAACAGGCTCTGAAGAATCAACTGAGCCAATAACAGAAGCaatgaaagagaaaagaaaCTCCCTGGAAAGCAAGTTAGACTACTTAACGGAAGATTCGACGACTCGAGGTACAAATCTTTTATCGTCACCAGGCGAGGATCAAACAGGTGACCAAGGAGCCGCCAGCTCCATATCCAAACGTTTGAGGGTTCTTTTGAATGTGACTCTGGCTTTTCTACTTGTCGTCAAGTGGGCATACATTAATTTGGAAGCTTTGCATTCTGCAGCTGCAAGTTCACAGCAGTCACCCGCCAGTTCCCAGAAGTATTTAATTTACTCAGAG tCTATGATGTGGCCATTTCTTGCTTTGCAATTGCTTTTTGCTTGTCTGACAAGTATGCAACAG acGTCTCAATCTCCATTTATTTCCATGCTAACCGTAGCTCTTCAACTCTGTGGAATTCCAATACAATTTACACACAAAATCAACTTTGCTTTGACAGCAATTTTGGCTGCTCTGAAGGACTTTGTTGCGTTTCTCTTTTCTGTTATCATCTTTCATCATATTGTGGACTATCTTATGAACAGTGGGCTAATCAAGCAAGTTTATGACGTTTAA